One stretch of Amycolatopsis tolypomycina DNA includes these proteins:
- a CDS encoding Lrp/AsnC family transcriptional regulator yields the protein MVHAYILIQTEVGKAAAVAAEISSIPGVTSSEDVTGPYDVIVRAAADNVDQLGQLVVAKVQNVEGITRTLTCPVVHL from the coding sequence GTGGTCCACGCATACATCCTCATCCAGACCGAGGTCGGCAAGGCGGCCGCGGTGGCTGCCGAGATCTCCAGCATCCCGGGTGTGACCAGCTCGGAGGATGTCACCGGACCGTACGACGTCATCGTCCGCGCGGCCGCCGACAACGTCGACCAGCTGGGCCAGCTCGTCGTGGCGAAGGTGCAGAACGTGGAGGGCATCACGCGGACGCTGACCTGCCCGGTGGTCCACCTCTGA
- a CDS encoding D-alanine--D-alanine ligase family protein — protein sequence MSEKIRVAVVFGGRSSEHTISCLSAGSVLGHLDPERFEAVPVGITRAGRWVLGTGDSAQLAIRGRELPSVDDGKGLVLAGDPSSQGLVAVEPGRESEMLSQVDVVFPVLHGAFGEDGTIQGLLELAGIPYVGPGVLASAAAMDKETAKKLLAAEGLPVGTYRALRRNQSTLDDQEKEALGLPVFVKPSRAGSSVGISRVADWAELDAAVELARATDPKVLVEAAVVGREVECGVLEFPDGRVEASLPAEIRVLSEDENAWYDFETKYLGDDAELDIPAKLDDALTEKLRAMAVEAFRALDCQGLARVDFFVTEDHELIINEVNTMPGFTTKSAYPKMWEVTGMDYATLLTTLVETAIARGTGLR from the coding sequence ATGAGCGAGAAGATCCGGGTGGCCGTCGTGTTCGGTGGGCGCAGCAGCGAGCACACCATCTCGTGCCTGTCCGCCGGGAGCGTCCTCGGCCACCTCGACCCCGAACGGTTCGAGGCCGTCCCCGTCGGGATCACCCGCGCGGGCCGGTGGGTGCTCGGCACCGGTGACTCCGCTCAGCTCGCCATCCGCGGCCGCGAACTGCCGTCCGTCGACGACGGCAAGGGGCTCGTCCTCGCCGGCGATCCCTCCAGCCAGGGCCTCGTCGCCGTGGAACCCGGGCGGGAAAGCGAAATGCTGTCGCAGGTCGACGTCGTCTTCCCCGTCCTGCACGGCGCCTTCGGCGAAGACGGCACCATCCAGGGGCTGCTCGAACTCGCCGGCATCCCGTACGTCGGGCCCGGGGTGCTCGCCAGCGCCGCCGCCATGGACAAGGAAACCGCCAAGAAACTCCTTGCCGCCGAAGGGCTTCCGGTCGGCACCTACCGGGCTCTCCGGCGAAACCAGTCCACTTTGGACGACCAGGAGAAGGAAGCCCTCGGCCTCCCCGTCTTCGTCAAGCCCTCGCGGGCCGGCAGCTCCGTCGGGATCTCGCGCGTCGCCGACTGGGCCGAGCTGGACGCCGCCGTCGAACTCGCCCGGGCCACCGATCCCAAGGTGCTCGTCGAGGCCGCCGTCGTCGGGCGGGAAGTCGAGTGCGGTGTCCTCGAATTCCCGGACGGCCGCGTCGAAGCCTCGCTGCCTGCCGAGATCCGTGTCCTCTCCGAAGACGAAAACGCCTGGTACGACTTCGAAACCAAGTACCTCGGCGACGACGCCGAACTCGACATCCCGGCCAAGCTCGACGACGCCCTCACCGAGAAGCTCCGCGCGATGGCCGTCGAAGCCTTCCGGGCGCTGGACTGCCAGGGCCTGGCCCGCGTCGACTTCTTCGTCACCGAAGACCACGAGCTGATCATCAACGAGGTCAACACCATGCCGGGCTTCACGACGAAGTCCGCCTACCCGAAGATGTGGGAGGTCACCGGCATGGACTACGCGACGCTGCTGACCACCCTCGTCGAGACGGCGATCGCCCGCGGAACCGGCCTCCGCTAA
- a CDS encoding DUF3515 domain-containing protein, protein MPDSDTGAPPRVVLVTAAALAVALAVAVAVFALTRPSPDSLAGPLPLVAVPAPAAGAPACTTLLGAVPTELTSNGTALKVRTLASPAPPATVAWGAEDPVVLRCGLDRPPELTPTAQLRLVNKVQWLQVPGEGTSTWYVVDREVYAALTVPDSAGTGPLQAVSDAVAAKLAPQPLRFS, encoded by the coding sequence GTGCCTGATTCCGACACTGGTGCACCGCCGCGAGTGGTGCTCGTCACGGCGGCCGCGCTCGCCGTGGCCCTGGCGGTCGCCGTCGCCGTCTTCGCGCTGACGCGGCCCTCCCCGGACTCCTTGGCCGGCCCGTTGCCGCTCGTCGCCGTGCCGGCGCCTGCCGCGGGGGCGCCGGCGTGCACGACGCTGCTGGGCGCCGTGCCCACCGAGCTGACCTCGAACGGGACGGCGCTGAAGGTGCGCACCCTGGCGTCCCCGGCCCCGCCGGCGACGGTGGCCTGGGGTGCGGAGGATCCCGTGGTGCTGCGCTGCGGCCTCGACCGGCCGCCGGAGCTGACGCCGACGGCGCAGCTGCGGCTGGTGAACAAGGTGCAGTGGCTGCAGGTGCCGGGCGAGGGCACGTCGACGTGGTACGTGGTGGACCGCGAGGTCTACGCGGCGCTGACGGTGCCGGACAGCGCCGGGACCGGGCCACTGCAGGCCGTCTCGGACGCGGTGGCCGCGAAGCTGGCTCCGCAGCCGCTGCGGTTCTCCTAG
- a CDS encoding PLP-dependent aminotransferase family protein, with the protein MSDTALPVSLDRSAVTPLAVQLADALREAAASGHLRGGDRLPSTRALAGRLGVSRTVTSAAYEQLHAEGWIAGRHGSGTYVTTPPSSSASSVPAPAVPAVEAVSPVLLDLGPGTPWAAGLDRAAWRRAWRAAADPEPLVRAHRAGLPEYRAAVSEHLLRHRGLAAGSVLATGGTTAAVVELAAAVLERGDVVAVEEPGYQRAVQAFRRAGMRVVGVPVDLEGLRPSAIPPDARAVYCSPAHQYPMGSRLSAARRVSLVERARADGMLVIEDDYDGELRFDVAPLPMLAALAPDVVVHLGTTSKILTPTLGAGWMVAPEAITSAVLAYRDLTGTRPSPAGQRVLYEFARNGDLGRHLRKLRREMAERRTLLAGALSAAEVPVRGDDAGAHLVVPFSSASVEASVIAAAERRGIRLDGLARHFAGTPSAHGVAIGYAGCSREALVAALPTLVALLR; encoded by the coding sequence GTGTCCGACACCGCGCTCCCGGTGAGCCTCGACCGGTCGGCGGTGACGCCGCTGGCGGTGCAGCTGGCGGACGCGCTGCGCGAAGCGGCGGCAAGCGGCCACCTGCGCGGCGGCGACCGGCTGCCTTCGACGCGGGCCTTGGCGGGACGGCTCGGCGTCAGCCGCACGGTGACCTCGGCGGCGTACGAACAGCTGCACGCCGAGGGCTGGATCGCGGGGCGCCACGGCTCCGGCACGTACGTGACGACGCCGCCGTCTTCGTCGGCCTCCTCGGTGCCGGCGCCCGCTGTCCCGGCGGTCGAGGCGGTTTCGCCGGTGCTGCTGGACCTCGGCCCGGGGACGCCGTGGGCGGCCGGGCTGGACCGCGCGGCCTGGCGCCGGGCCTGGCGGGCGGCGGCGGACCCGGAGCCCCTGGTCCGCGCCCACCGCGCCGGGCTGCCGGAGTACCGCGCGGCGGTGTCGGAGCACCTCCTGCGGCACCGAGGCTTGGCGGCGGGCTCGGTCCTGGCGACGGGCGGCACGACGGCGGCGGTGGTCGAGCTGGCGGCGGCGGTGCTGGAGCGCGGGGACGTCGTCGCGGTCGAGGAACCGGGGTACCAGCGGGCGGTGCAGGCGTTCCGGCGGGCCGGGATGCGGGTGGTGGGCGTGCCGGTGGATCTTGAGGGGCTGCGTCCTTCGGCGATTCCTCCGGACGCCAGGGCGGTCTACTGCTCGCCGGCCCACCAGTACCCAATGGGCAGCAGGCTGAGCGCGGCCCGGCGGGTGTCGCTGGTGGAGCGCGCGCGTGCTGACGGGATGCTGGTCATCGAGGACGACTACGACGGCGAGCTGCGGTTCGACGTGGCACCGCTGCCGATGCTGGCGGCGCTGGCACCGGACGTGGTGGTGCACCTGGGGACGACGTCGAAGATCTTGACGCCCACTTTGGGTGCGGGCTGGATGGTGGCCCCGGAGGCGATCACGTCGGCGGTGCTGGCGTACCGCGACCTGACGGGGACACGGCCGTCACCGGCGGGACAGCGGGTGCTGTACGAGTTCGCGCGAAACGGCGACCTGGGACGTCACCTGCGAAAGCTGCGCCGCGAGATGGCGGAGAGGCGGACCCTGCTGGCGGGGGCCTTGTCGGCGGCGGAGGTGCCGGTGCGGGGTGACGACGCGGGGGCGCACCTGGTGGTGCCGTTTTCGTCGGCTTCGGTGGAGGCTTCGGTGATCGCGGCGGCCGAGCGGCGCGGGATCCGGTTGGACGGGCTGGCGCGGCACTTCGCCGGGACGCCGTCGGCGCACGGGGTGGCGATCGGGTACGCGGGGTGTTCGCGGGAGGCTTTGGTGGCGGCGTTGCCGACACTGGTGGCTTTGCTGCGGTGA